AACTTAAGACACCTTCAAGTTCAAAAGTACCAAAATTTTCAACTTATAACCAACAAAGATAACATTTATGGAATGCTACAGGTGCAGACCTAAGATGCTGAgctaaaaactaaataaaacaaagacaatGCGAAAAACCGGCTCTCTAGAAATGTGCAGCACAACACAGCATAGGAGCGATCAGGCGCTTTGGAATTCCTTCCGATCACTCATCTTgagcatctttttttttctttttcttctcctttttcTTTGAGCTCTTGTTTGCTTCATCATCACTTACAGCAGCTGATCGGGTTACAGGGGCATCACCATTTTCTTTatccttctttttcttcttcttttcagatttaTCCCCATCAGATAATACGACGACCTCCTCgccctctttcttctttttctttttcttcttctcaccTTCTACAACTTCTTCAGTTGCCTCCTTCACTTCTTCAACCTTGCGTTTCTTGGAAGTTATTGGCGTTTCAGTAACATCCGCCTCTTCTAACTTCCTCTTTTGCCCTTCGTCGCTATCTTCAGTACccttttccttcttctttttcttcttctcaccGTCAACCTTCACATCATCGGTAACTTCCACcttttccttctttttcttcttctcaccGTCAACCTTCACATCATCGGTAACTTCCACTTTTTGTTCCGTTACTGGTGCAGCTGCAATACTAGCAACCACAGAATCCCCACCAGTAGGCAAAACAACGTTCCTCAGCCACTCAGCCGGTGTCTTCTCATTCGGTTTCCCATGCTTACTCAACTTCCCCTCAGtaatcaacttcttcttcatcgAAGCCGTAGGACCCAACCCCCATTTCCTCGGATAAGTATCTCTATCCATCACAACCCTCTTAATCTTCGCCACAACCCCATGATCACAAGTAGCCATAACAGCAGTAGTCATCTCGGCTATTCCCAACGCAATCGCCTCCCCTTTAGTAGTCATCAAAACAACTTCCTCGCCATTCTCGATATCATTCTCAAACCTCAACAATCCCGGAATCATCAACTTAGCACCATAACAAATCGCATTCACAGCCGAATCCTTGACAACCAACCTCTTATAACTCGTTAACAAAACCTCCAACGGCATAATTAATCTCCTTAAATACGTCTCATCTCTATAATTATCATACATCCATTGCCCATCCATGACATCATGCATTGTCACCATATTATCCTTTTCGCCCATAATTCCAGACCGAACCCTTCTCAACTCCTGCATATGTCCCCCAACTCCTAAAATCAAACCCAAATGAACACACAAAGTCCTCACATAAGTCCCCGCCTCACACGATatccaaaacacaaccaaatgTTTGTCAGCATCATACTCTAACAACTTACTTTCATAAATAGTCCTAATTCTAAGCTGTCTTTTAACAGCCGAAATCAAAGGGGGTCGTTGAAAAACGGCCCCTGTTAACGTCTCTAACGCCCTCGCCACTTTGGCGACATCGGGCACACTAGAATGTAACCGGGCCACACAAACATATTCCTTACCAGCCCCTTGTTGGGACTTAACTAACCTAGTAGCTCTATCAATACAAACAATCAAATTGCCAGTAACTTTAGGATCAAGGGTCCCACTATGACCGGTTTTTTCGACACGAAGAATACGTTTAATCCAAGCAACAACTTCATGTGAACTGGGGTTAGCTGGTTTATCAAGATTAATAACACCATACCTTATGTATTCAGCTAACGGGCGTTTAAGTGGTGAAAAACCGGATGGAAGTGGAGTGTAGTGGCCGGTTCGGACATTGAGCCGGTCGTAGTTTTTAAGCAGGATTGGCCAGTCTGATGTGTTGATTGATGGAGTGAATGTTTGTGGTTTTATGAGATAGTCATCAGTTGTTTGGTCGGTTTCTGAAGATGTTTTGgatttggttttctttttgtttgatTTACTTGTATCGATTTCTGACATTTTCTTTGTTGTGAATGAGAAAAAGGGTGGTGGTGGCTAGGGTTTTTGGAGGAAGATGGTGAAAGTGAGGGTTTAGGTTGTAATgttatctttttgttatttttactaattaacttttttgttattttgttttgttaagtTGTGTACACGGGTTTCGCCCGTCTTTTGGGGGAAGATGGTGAAGGTGAGGGTTTAGGTTGTAATgttatctttttgttatttttactaattaacttttttgttattttgttttgttaatttgtgtACACGGGTTTCGCCCGTCGAGAGGGATTCCTTAAGT
The Erigeron canadensis isolate Cc75 chromosome 2, C_canadensis_v1, whole genome shotgun sequence DNA segment above includes these coding regions:
- the LOC122587099 gene encoding H/ACA ribonucleoprotein complex subunit 4-like isoform X1 is translated as MSEIDTSKSNKKKTKSKTSSETDQTTDDYLIKPQTFTPSINTSDWPILLKNYDRLNVRTGHYTPLPSGFSPLKRPLAEYIRYGVINLDKPANPSSHEVVAWIKRILRVEKTGHSGTLDPKVTGNLIVCIDRATRLVKSQQGAGKEYVCVARLHSSVPDVAKVARALETLTGAVFQRPPLISAVKRQLRIRTIYESKLLEYDADKHLVVFWISCEAGTYVRTLCVHLGLILGVGGHMQELRRVRSGIMGEKDNMVTMHDVMDGQWMYDNYRDETYLRRLIMPLEVLLTSYKRLVVKDSAVNAICYGAKLMIPGLLRFENDIENGEEVVLMTTKGEAIALGIAEMTTAVMATCDHGVVAKIKRVVMDRDTYPRKWGLGPTASMKKKLITEGKLSKHGKPNEKTPAEWLRNVVLPTGGDSVVASIAAAPVTEQKVEVTDDVKVDGEKKKKKEKVEVTDDVKVDGEKKKKKKEKGTEDSDEGQKRKLEEADVTETPITSKKRKVEEVKEATEEVVEGEKKKKKKKKEGEEVVVLSDGDKSEKKKKKKDKENGDAPVTRSAAVSDDEANKSSKKKEKKKKKKDAQDE
- the LOC122587099 gene encoding H/ACA ribonucleoprotein complex subunit 4-like isoform X2 — protein: MSEIDTSKSNKKKTKSKTSSETDQTTDDYLIKPQTFTPSINTSDWPILLKNYDRLNVRTGHYTPLPSGFSPLKRPLAEYIRYGVINLDKPANPSSHEVVAWIKRILRVEKTGHSGTLDPKVTGNLIVCIDRATRLVKSQQGAGKEYVCVARLHSSVPDVAKVARALETLTGAVFQRPPLISAVKRQLRIRTIYESKLLEYDADKHLVVFWISCEAGTYVRTLCVHLGLILGVGGHMQELRRVRSGIMGEKDNMVTMHDVMDGQWMYDNYRDETYLRRLIMPLEVLLTSYKRLVVKDSAVNAICYGAKLMIPGLLRFENDIENGEEVVLMTTKGEAIALGIAEMTTAVMATCDHGVVAKIKRVVMDRDTYPRKWGLGPTASMKKKLITEGKLSKHGKPNEKTPAEWLRNVVLPTGGDSVVASIAAAPVTEQKVEVTDDVKVDGEKKKKKKEKGTEDSDEGQKRKLEEADVTETPITSKKRKVEEVKEATEEVVEGEKKKKKKKKEGEEVVVLSDGDKSEKKKKKKDKENGDAPVTRSAAVSDDEANKSSKKKEKKKKKKDAQDE